The Streptomyces hundungensis genome contains the following window.
TTCCCGGCCTTTCCGGGTCGCTCACCGGCGTGACCTCAGTCCACCGGATCCGCCCCGCTCGACCAAGGTCCAGAACGCGACCGCAGCGATCATCGATCGTGATCGTCGCTGGTCAGAGCCCGGCGATGTGGTGCGGGGACACAGAATTGGCGCGGGCGCCGGGGGTGCCTGCGAGGTCGGTGGCGACGGGAGCACCCGGACCGATGGGAGAAGCGGGGACGCTCGCGCTGCTGCGGACGCCGGGCGAGGCCCCGTTCGCACCGTTCGCACCGTTCGCACCGTTCGCCGTGGTCGCCGCGCACGCTGTGAGGAGCGACTCAAGGGCGGCCGGCATGGAGCCGGCGCTCACGGCGAGCGCGGTGGGCAGGGCGAGGCCCGGCGCGCGCACCGGCCGGAAGGCGACCCGCGGACTGTGCAACAGGCGCGCGTGGGCCGCGTACACGACCGTCCACAGCGAGCCGAGCCCGATACCGGCCAGGGTGTTCTGGAGCGAACCGCCCACCGGCCCCGGTATCGGTTCGAAGCCCGCCGTGTGACAGGCGCCCACGACCAGGTCCACGAGGGCCGGGTTGTCGCGGCGGGCGGTCAACGCCAGGGGAAGCGCGGCCAGTTCGGCCAGCGCGATCTCGTCCTGGTCGGCGAGCGGATGCGCCGCCGGGACGGCGATGAGCAGCGGGTCCTCCCACAGGGGAAGGAGCCGCAGGCCGGGCGCGGGCTGCGGGGAGCGGACGAACGCCGCGTCGAGCCGTCCGTCGACGACCTGGGCCAGGCGGTCCCGGGTGGGCGCCGAGACCAGCTCGACGCCGATATCGGGGGCGATCTCGGCGAACGCGCCGAGCACCCGGTCGAGGTGTTCGCCGAGCCCGGCACTGGTGCCGAGCCGCAGGGTGGTGCGGCCGCGAACGGCGGCGCGGGCCCGCTCGGCCGCGGCGAGCACCGCGCGCGCCTCGGGCAACAGTCGCTCCCCCGCCGCGGTGAGCCGTACGTGCCGGGGCGAACGGTCGAAGAGGTCGGCCCCCAACTCCCGTTCCAGGCGGCGCACTTGCTGACTGACGGCCGACTGGACGATGTGCAGCCGCTCGGCGGCCCGTCCGAAGTGCAGTTCCTCGGCGACGGTGACGAAGTAGCTGAGCTGCCGCAGTTCCATGCGGCCGACTGTAGCCAGGGGGTCCGGGGTCCGGGGGCCAGGGAGTCCGGTGGGAGTGGTCGACCTACGGCAGGTCGTGCCCCATGTGGTCGGCCTATGTGTGGGGGATGCCATATGCGCCCCGTCTATGGGCGCCCCCTCCACGTGTAGCCCATCTATGTGGGGTCGGCCTCTATGGGGCCAGTCTCCATGGGCTACTCCTCTTCAGGGGCCGGTCCGGAAGTGGTTCATGTTCTGGGCGCACACCACACCAGTGAGGTTGAATGACGGACATGGTGTCGACCGATCGCTTCCTCGCCTTCGCCGCGATGTCCCTTCTGGTGATCGTGATCCCGGGCCCGAGCGTGCTGTTCGTGATCGGCCGCGCCCTCGCGCACGGCCGCCGCACCGCGCTGGCCACCGTGCTCGGCAACGTCCTCGGTTCGTATGTGCTGGTGTGCGCGGTGGCGCTCGGCATCGGCGCCCTGGTGGAGCGTTCGGCGTCGGTGTTCATGGCCGTGAAGCTGGCGGGCGCGGCGTATCTGGTGCTGCTCGGGGTGCAGGCGTACCGGCACCGTGGTGACATGCGGCTCGGGGTGGCGGCCATCGGCGGCGCGGCGGCCACCGTCCGGCCGGCCCACGGCGATCTGCGAACCGTCGCCGACGGGGTCCTGGTGGGCGTGACCAACCCCAAGGGCATCGTGTTCTTCGCGGCGGTGCTGCCGCAGTTCGTGGACCACACGGCCGGCCATCTGCCCTCGCAGATGCTGCTGCTCGGACTGATCCCCATCACCATCGGCCTGATCACGGACACCCTGTGGGGCCTGGGCGCGGCAGCCGCGCGCGGCTGGTTCGCCCGCTCCGAAAAACGCCTCTCGATGATCGGCGGCGCGGGTGGCTTCGCAATGATCGGGCTGGGCGTAACAGTCGCCGCAACCGGCCGAGCCGACTGACCCCGGACCGGACCCCTCTGCCCCTCGGCCCCCTGAATCCCTCGGCCCCCGCGGACGCGCACCGCCGCCACTCGGTGGGATGAAATCGCCGGGGTGACCGAGCGCCACGCGGCACGCCGGCGCGCCACGCCGACCTGCGACAGGAGCGCGCCAAAATCGGCGGCACCGGGGTCAATGACGCGTCAGGGCGGGAGACTGAACAGTGCCGGGGACATAACTTCAGGCGTACGGGCGCATGACGCGTACGGCATCCACACTTCCGCACCGGAGGACACCATGGACAGCCTCACGATCGAGGACGCCGACCCCGAGGAACGCCGCTCGGCAGGGCCGCTGTACGTGCCGGTACGGCTCGGCTCCGCCGGAGGACACCAACTGCGCTTCCTGCGCGACGAGTTCGGCGCCCGCACCGCCGTCGGATTCACCAGCCCCGACGCTCTGGCGGCCGTTCTGGGCCGCGACCAGCGGTGGATCCGGCTCGCCGAACCCGCCCTGAGAGCGC
Protein-coding sequences here:
- a CDS encoding LysE family translocator; amino-acid sequence: MVSTDRFLAFAAMSLLVIVIPGPSVLFVIGRALAHGRRTALATVLGNVLGSYVLVCAVALGIGALVERSASVFMAVKLAGAAYLVLLGVQAYRHRGDMRLGVAAIGGAAATVRPAHGDLRTVADGVLVGVTNPKGIVFFAAVLPQFVDHTAGHLPSQMLLLGLIPITIGLITDTLWGLGAAAARGWFARSEKRLSMIGGAGGFAMIGLGVTVAATGRAD
- a CDS encoding SAV_915 family protein, with amino-acid sequence MDSLTIEDADPEERRSAGPLYVPVRLGSAGGHQLRFLRDEFGARTAVGFTSPDALAAVLGRDQRWIRLAEPALRALSAPLGVARVTIDPLLAPPAPPAPRRRHGQTPPLCARRDHVLSS